The DNA region gaccagcaCTACGCCGGAGacgggggcgccgccgccgccgccaccgacgacgacgaccaagccTGTTCGGCCAGTAGTCaccatgacgacggtggtAACTGTCGTGGAtagctcgtcgtcgtcgtcgccgccgcctcctcctccggcgccGACCCCTGACGCACCCAGCTCGTCCACTCCCGCCCCCGCGCCGACCCCCAAGACCACCTCTTCGGCGTCCAcatcttcaccaccaccgccgccaccgccgccgccgcctcctcctcctcctcctcccgccgcctccctgtccagctcctcgccgccactgGGCCGCATCACCATCACTCAGTCCATCGACGTCTCGCTGCCCACCCCGTCCACtagccagccgccgcccgccaacTCATCCAACgaaccaccgccgccgaacccGACGTCGCTCGTCCTCCGACCGCTGGacggaccgccgccgccgggcgcgcAGGCCAGTGACAAAGCCAACcctgcgggcggcggcgggagcggcggcggcgactcgcGCACCACGCAGATCGTTGACGGGACGCCCACCGTGTCTGTATTTTTCACTGTCACCGTCACGGAAAAGGAGCGCGAGACGCAGACCGTGACGCTCATCGTGCCCGCGTCCAGCTAAGCCGGGGTCGTATCTCTCCCTCAGTCATTCTCTCCGTGCTATTTCATAATCTaaccccctctcccccttttCTGTCATCAGCAGAGCGGGTCCAGCTACggctttttttttcgttGTTTGTATAGCCTTGTTTGTGCCCCCTTGAGGGCATGGGATCTTGAGCACTTGATTCAGTGTTCATTCATCGGTGGGCAAAATTAGCTGTTGCTTTATTATCGAGTCACGCAGTCGTGTGGTTGCTTTGGTAGCAGAAAGTAGTGGGAGAGACCTCAGACTACTGGGATTTAATATAATGTACCTCGGTTCAACACACAACTAAAACATGGACGAAGCACATGAAAGTAAAATGGGGTCCCTCGCGGGACATTGGTTCGGGCCTCACTTGACAATGAGCCCCAGTCTCATCTATAAACCATGGTTGTGACACGTATGACGCTGAGAAAAACCTCAGCAAGCTCACCGGATCGCTCCCTACACCAGCCTCGCTGCAAAACATGATCCCAACGTGGAGGCCGAAGCCAAGGCCGCAGCCAGCCTCAAGTCCCATGCCCCTGAATCCTCATCCCATACGCCGCGCCCCGTTCCGCGGTGTGTGCGTGCACATCAGTCCGCGCCCTGCATGCAATGAAAGCAAAGCTGCAAAATTTATAGGTACAAAGGTCAAAAAGGTCCAATATCGGGGGATCCAACTCGGTGTCTCCAAGTTTAGGATCGTCCGTTACTCGCTCCTTGTCTTAGGCGACGCATCCGTGCGTGACGGGTCTGCGTCGCTGTTGGTTGTGCTCCTTGAACGCAGCATCGGGCCGAGTCGCTACCTCGGCACtccgtggctgctgccagcgTTGGAAGCGAAGCGcttggcatcgtcgccgttgtccGTGAACGGGTCCGCGACCTCGAGCCTCTTGGCCGCCGGCTCACTGCCCCCGCCGTagccgtcgtcttctgcaATACCGTGCCTCTCGCACCACAGCCTGCGCATGACAGTGTAAAGGAAATGGTATTGGTTGTCACTCTGCACCAtgccgcgacgctgctggcggagcAGCTCGACCGTGTCGAAGATGGGGTCTGCCGACTTGGCGGATGAGTCGTACTTGTCGAAGGCGCCAAGCTCGAGCTCTCGCATGAGGTGCTCGAGGCAGATGAAGGTGCCAGTGcgaccgacgccggcgctgcaGTGGACGATGCGCGGACTGGACGGCGCGGAATAGTCGCGGGACAGCTTCATGAGGTTGTAGAAGCTGCCCATGTCATCAAATGTCGGGACGCCAAAGTCTGGCCACTGCCGATACAAAAAGTGCCAAATCACTCGTGTCTCattctcgccctcgacgtcgagcagaAGCTTGCGAATCTCGATGGCACCGTTGTCGACCGTCTGCAGGGACGTGTACGTCAGCTGTGCAGTCCAGCCGTCGCCCCAGCCGTCGGCTTCGTTGAGCGTCCAGGTCGACTCTTCCTCTGAATCCGGAAAGTATTGGTGGCATTTGATACAGCCGTTCTCGCTCATGGTTGTAAGCTGAATGATGACTGCGGGTGAGGACATCTGCTCGGCCACCATGCGCCAGACGCAGTCGAAGGAGGGCTCGGTCGGGCCTTGCATGGCGATGTAGCGTAGTGGGCCCAGAGTCTCGTCGCTTGGAGATGGGAGGGTTATGGTTGAGGCGTTGACGTAGTCGTACTCGTCTGGCGCAACCCTGAGTTTGACGCGATTGTGATTCCACGGACGGATGTTGCTGTAGCGATCCATGCTTCGCTGGTAGGGGTCGTATTGCGGGTAGTGCCCCCACCGGTAGTTATCGACGTCTTGATTccgcagggcgtcggcgacccTGATACGCTCGGCCCAGGTGATTTCCTGAAACTTGCGATCGATCTCTGCATCGGCGGgtcagcatcgtcagcaCGTCCACAGCCCGGGCGCGGGCTAACCTTGAGTCGACTGCGCCAAGAATCCCGGCATCTCTGGTTTCGGGCGGCTTTTGGTGTCGGAGCGGCCGTGGTGGGGGGATCGCGATGCTGAGGCGTGCGGTGCGACGCTGCCATGGCtgaagacggcggcaacgggtGAGCT from Purpureocillium takamizusanense chromosome 3, complete sequence includes:
- a CDS encoding Protein-tyrosine-phosphatase (COG:T~EggNog:ENOG503P7MW), with the translated sequence MDKIPRLRRKPKPPAIETAVERTSRDSTGSDGDPDAPHYQHHGLSPAVAVFANHSLHKSAGASPAKKSPLRSLKIRASTKRARGISPADHTPSSPVAAVFSHGSVAPHASASRSPHHGRSDTKSRPKPEMPGFLAQSTQEIDRKFQEITWAERIRVADALRNQDVDNYRWGHYPQYDPYQRSMDRYSNIRPWNHNRVKLRVAPDEYDYVNASTITLPSPSDETLGPLRYIAMQGPTEPSFDCVWRMVAEQMSSPAVIIQLTTMSENGCIKCHQYFPDSEEESTWTLNEADGWGDGWTAQLTYTSLQTVDNGAIEIRKLLLDVEGENETRVIWHFLYRQWPDFGVPTFDDMGSFYNLMKLSRDYSAPSSPRIVHCSAGVGRTGTFICLEHLMRELELGAFDKYDSSAKSADPIFDTVELLRQQRRGMVQSDNQYHFLYTVMRRLWCERHGIAEDDGYGGGSEPAAKRLEVADPFTDNGDDAKRFASNAGSSHGVPR